One window from the genome of Leptolyngbya sp. 'hensonii' encodes:
- a CDS encoding HAD family hydrolase: MATVSCDHQIFQNIQAVVFDKDGTLARSESYLYQVGSLRVELLDTQVPGVGKRLAQALGLRQPNSHPPTVHPAGILAVASRQVTEFAAAAYVTETGWTWPEALDLVQAAFSEAELVLQPKSAYTPLIEGVFQLVQRLFQADIRMAIVSADTTDNIWDFIRRYELDAYVQFAAGADQEFQKPDPRLLYQTCQALAVAPEQTLVIGDADTDMRMARSAHAAGAIGVTWGWIDPPQLQQATIVIHHPTSMQVRG; this comes from the coding sequence TTGGCTACTGTTTCCTGCGATCATCAGATTTTCCAGAATATCCAGGCGGTTGTCTTTGATAAAGACGGCACTCTGGCTCGTTCTGAATCCTACCTATACCAGGTGGGTTCTCTCAGGGTAGAACTCCTGGACACCCAAGTTCCAGGAGTTGGCAAACGTCTGGCCCAGGCTTTGGGATTACGTCAGCCTAATTCTCACCCGCCCACTGTTCATCCAGCGGGCATTCTGGCGGTTGCCAGTCGTCAGGTAACTGAATTTGCTGCGGCGGCCTATGTCACAGAAACAGGTTGGACCTGGCCAGAGGCCCTAGATCTGGTCCAAGCAGCTTTTTCCGAGGCAGAGCTGGTTTTGCAGCCTAAGTCAGCCTATACCCCTTTGATTGAAGGGGTGTTCCAGTTGGTACAACGCTTATTCCAGGCTGATATCAGGATGGCGATCGTCTCAGCTGACACCACCGATAATATCTGGGATTTCATCCGGCGTTATGAACTGGATGCCTATGTGCAATTCGCCGCAGGGGCTGATCAGGAGTTCCAGAAACCTGACCCCCGCCTCCTTTATCAGACCTGCCAAGCCTTAGCCGTTGCTCCAGAACAGACCCTGGTGATTGGAGATGCCGATACAGACATGAGGATGGCCCGATCGGCCCATGCCGCTGGCGCGATTGGGGTAACCTGGGGTTGGATTGACCCTCCCCAACTTCAGCAGGCCACGATCGTCATTCACCACCCCACATCGATGCAGGTGAGGGGGTGA
- a CDS encoding GNAT family N-acetyltransferase: protein MSSVLSRIRPATLTDIAAIQKIAHQSWVHTYEGIIPDEVQAQAIATWYSTPALQVAITSGQSVFLVAEAEEQIIGFAQFVCRLNGVAELSRIHIMPENQGVGIGTALVDLGLHAVQKMGLRTVMVAVEAMNAKARSFYERRGFVEHSESEFSIFGYSLSLIFYQLPSVQCP, encoded by the coding sequence ATGAGTTCAGTCCTGAGTCGGATCCGGCCTGCTACGCTTACAGATATTGCCGCAATCCAGAAGATTGCGCATCAAAGCTGGGTCCATACCTATGAGGGCATTATCCCGGATGAGGTGCAGGCCCAGGCGATCGCGACCTGGTACTCTACCCCGGCCCTCCAGGTTGCGATTACCTCTGGCCAATCCGTATTTCTCGTCGCCGAGGCCGAGGAGCAGATTATCGGATTTGCTCAGTTTGTCTGCCGATTAAATGGGGTCGCTGAATTGTCTCGCATCCACATCATGCCCGAGAATCAAGGGGTTGGTATTGGAACGGCCCTCGTTGACCTGGGTTTGCATGCGGTGCAGAAGATGGGGTTGCGAACGGTCATGGTTGCAGTAGAAGCCATGAATGCCAAAGCGCGGAGCTTCTATGAACGCCGGGGGTTTGTCGAGCATTCTGAAAGTGAGTTTTCCATTTTTGGGTATTCCTTATCCCTCATCTTCTATCAGTTACCGAGTGTTCAATGCCCCTGA
- the metK gene encoding methionine adenosyltransferase encodes MSRHYFFTSESVTEGHPDKICDQISDTILDALLAQDPLSRVAAEVVVNTGLVLITGEITSQAHINYIELARQKIAEIGYLGADSGFSAHSCSILIALDRQSPDIAQGVDAAHETREQSSEERWDAIGAGDQGIMFGFACNETPELMPLPISLAHRISRRLSVARKTNQLPYLRPDGKTQVTILYEDGRPIGIDTILVSTQHAPTIGEITDEAAVQAKIKADLWEVVVLPVFSDLAIQPDAKTRFLVNPTGKFVVGGPQGDAGLTGRKIIVDTYGGYSRHGGGAFSGKDPTKVDRSAAYAARYVAKNIVAAGLAEKCEVQFSYAIGVARPVSIMVETFGTGTIDDDRLLELVVQNFELRPAGIIETFNLQKLVAERGGRFYQDVAAYGHFGRSDLDLPWEQTDKAEILKQAASKVLSSAV; translated from the coding sequence TTGTCCCGCCACTATTTTTTTACTTCCGAGTCTGTTACAGAAGGTCACCCCGATAAAATCTGTGACCAGATTTCCGACACCATATTAGACGCTCTCCTGGCTCAGGATCCCCTCAGTCGAGTCGCTGCTGAAGTCGTCGTCAACACGGGTCTGGTTCTGATTACTGGCGAGATCACCTCTCAGGCCCACATTAATTATATTGAGCTAGCTCGCCAGAAAATCGCTGAGATCGGCTATCTTGGGGCTGATAGCGGTTTTTCTGCCCACAGTTGCTCTATTCTGATTGCCCTGGATCGTCAATCTCCTGACATTGCCCAGGGTGTCGATGCTGCCCACGAAACTCGGGAGCAATCCAGTGAGGAGCGATGGGATGCCATTGGGGCGGGTGACCAGGGTATCATGTTCGGTTTTGCCTGTAATGAAACCCCTGAATTGATGCCCCTGCCGATCAGCCTGGCCCATCGCATTTCTCGCCGGTTGTCCGTCGCTCGTAAGACCAACCAGCTTCCCTATCTGCGTCCAGATGGCAAAACCCAGGTCACCATCCTTTACGAAGATGGTCGTCCCATTGGCATTGATACCATCCTGGTCTCGACCCAGCATGCACCCACGATCGGGGAGATTACCGATGAAGCTGCGGTTCAGGCCAAGATTAAAGCGGATCTCTGGGAAGTTGTCGTCCTACCCGTCTTTTCTGATCTAGCCATCCAACCCGATGCCAAAACGCGCTTCCTGGTTAACCCAACTGGTAAGTTCGTTGTGGGCGGTCCCCAGGGCGATGCGGGTCTTACCGGTCGGAAGATTATTGTGGATACCTACGGCGGCTATTCCCGCCATGGCGGTGGAGCCTTCTCCGGTAAAGACCCCACCAAGGTAGACCGGAGTGCGGCCTATGCTGCCCGGTATGTGGCCAAGAATATTGTGGCTGCAGGTCTAGCCGAAAAATGTGAGGTTCAGTTCAGCTATGCCATTGGTGTCGCTCGCCCCGTCAGCATCATGGTAGAGACCTTTGGCACTGGAACCATCGATGACGATCGCCTGCTGGAACTGGTTGTTCAGAACTTTGAACTCCGACCGGCTGGCATTATCGAAACCTTCAACTTACAGAAACTGGTAGCAGAACGGGGAGGCCGCTTCTATCAGGATGTCGCTGCCTATGGCCACTTTGGTCGCTCTGATCTGGACTTACCCTGGGAGCAAACCGATAAGGCAGAAATTCTGAAGCAGGCTGCCAGTAAGGTATTGTCCAGCGCGGTTTAA